In Haliaeetus albicilla chromosome 26, bHalAlb1.1, whole genome shotgun sequence, the sequence TTGAGGGCCGGTGGGGTAGAGCACGGTGtaagcagctgggctggctcAGTAAGGTGCAGCTTAGTCACTTCCTTTGGGAATTATGTAGGATACACCTATCTCCTGTGTGGGAGCCCCACCTGAGCCTCCTAAAGTTGGAGCAAAATGTCGAGGCGTTCGCTGCTTACCAGGAACGGACCTTCTCGCAGGCTGGGTTTGCCGCTCTGGCCTGGTGACGGGAGACACAGCAGTGAACTTGGGCTTTGTGCTGTCAAGAAGACTCGAGAAGGGGTTAGACCTGCTGCAGGAGATGAAACCAGACCCAGCAAAGCCTGGGGCACGAACAGTTCTCAGGATGGTCCCATCTCGCAGCTGCTCCTGAACCTCCTTGCTGCTGTCACCTGGATGAAGGTGGAGAACCTCAGTCTGCTTTCACCACATCCCCACTCTGCCGGGAAGCCAGGCTTGGGAGAAAATCACCGTCGCTTCCTTGCTCTTCTGTGGATGTAACACCCTGGAGTCCTTTGTCACAAGCCTGGAGCTGTCCTCCATCAGCTGGAAAGAAGAATGTCCTCGCGTGTCTGACGAGGCGCTGTGGCTTGTCCCCCAGATTCCCTGGCTTGACGAGTCCTTACTCATCCGCTTGTTCAGAGCAGGGACTTCACGAGACCCCCTGCGAGCCCCACGAGGACATTTCTCGGCTGGTGGCCCCGTGGAAGCAGGAGAGTGAGAGCTGTAGGTGACGGTGGGGCTCGTGGAGGTGTGCCTGCCGCAGGGCTGGGTGCTCAGCTCCTATAGCAGAGTCCAGAGGCACCTGTACAAGAGCGAGGCGTGTCGGAAAACCTGATGCCTCACCTCCGCCAATGTGGAGGCGGAGGGAGGAGGGCCCAAAGACATGTCCCTTCACGCTCGCAACAGCTGAAAACGGAGAAGGAAAATCGCTAGAGCCTTTTTTACCAGCGCAGGAGGCCTCGCTGTCCCACTCTCACCTCGGAAGCCCTCCCATACGCCAGTACTCTGGGGGGGTGGCAGTCCCGCACCCGCTGGGCGATGAACATCGCAAGGAGAAGAGGCTTTTACAGACAGGAGGTGAACAAAACCCTCTGGGAGCTGCCCAGGAGATACACATCCCTCCACCCGGTGGGGTCTGGAGCCTACGGCTCGGTGTGGTGAGTGGggtcctgcctgcaccccaggcagcagcacggGGTGAGCTGGGGGTGTTTAAAGCATCACGCCGGGGTTGAAACGAGGAGGTGCTTGTCAGCACCCCTCCATTAGGAAAGGACATTTGCATGTGTGATGAAGGTGGTTTGCCTCCCGCTTCAGCGCGGGCAGCGGGTTGGAGGCTCAGTCGCTTGAAGAAATGGAGATGTTTCTTCCTGTGGTCGCCctgggtgggcagaggggagcGTTTCCCATCCGAGCTCACCTCGGCGGGTGTCCTTAGGCAGCGGCTCGAGGACCAGGTAGGTGTAGGCAGGGCTGGCCGGTGCAGCGAGGCAGCTTGGGGTGTCACTTTGACACTGGGGCTCAGGCAGCTTTTGAGCTGCCTTGGTCTCAAGCTTGCATTAAGATTTCTGTCTGGCAGCAAAAAGGGTGGAAAAAATACCTGTGTGTCCAAAAGCAATTTGTAGATGATGATAGAGGTGGGTACTGGAACAGGGGTGGCTGCAGCATGTCCTCTGCAGCGTGTCCTTGCTGCTTTAGTCCAAGGCAGCTGATGctgggctgcctggggaagggagcTGGACAATATGACCCCCACCTTGATGCTGCTTCCAGCTTGAAATCATAAAATAGATAGATCAGTAACAGATTGGGACTTCCTTCCCAGCTGATGATAATCCTCAACCTACAAGAGAGCAGCACGAGCTGCTGTTAATTAATCAGTTGGGCAAAGGTGCCTGTAGTGAGAGCAAGCAGAAGTCAGAACTTGCTTGGTTTACATTGGCGAACCGGAGGAGACGGGCAACTTTTCTGAAAGGTTAAATATGAAGCAGCCCATTGATAGGATCTGAACGGAGCCCTTGTTTCATAACACACcgagctaaaaaaaaaaaaaaagaaggtgtgTCCCCTTTTGTAGGCGTTGGGCAAAGTCTATCTGAGGGCTGTCACGGCATGGATCCTGAAACCCTGGGGTCCAGGTTCTGTCCTTGTCCCCTGGCTGCCTATTTACAAAGGGGCACCAGTGTTTCCTTTCCCCACTTTTGCTGTCCTGGTGCATTTAAGCTTCTGAGATGCTTAAATGAGTCCTGTAAAATCAGGCAAGACTAAACTTgacttttttaatatttctacagcattttctggtttttatcaTAAAGGAAAGCTGGAagtctaaaagaaaataaagaaagggcaaaaaagggaagagggaaatCCTTGCAAAGTATCCTTgcccaccagaaaaaaaaccaaacaacaataAGACAAATCTTTTACTGGTCCCAGGGAAAGTCTCGGCTGCTCTGGAGGtctggggagggagggttggGTGTTACAACAGCCCCAGGGtcgggggcggaggggggggttGTTGGTACTCAACAGGGAGGGCTTGGTGCCGATTCCCGTACGAAGCAGAGGTGGAAGCGTGTGCAGTTAGGATTTGCTGTCCTCTGCTGGGAATTGCTGGGAAGCTTTCCTATCGCAGCGTTATTTGGAGCTGCTGGCTTTTACGCCTCCTTGAGCAGCTGAGAAACTAACTcaggaaaaacagcaaagaTTTGTTTCTTCCCTCCTTAATTTTGCCAAAATCTGTAGTGATTTGGCTCCCACCTGAAGGGAATTGTGGAATAAGAGTCTTTTGACCCTTCCAACACTGGTCTTGCTGATCTCTGCCAGCCAaggaagggacacagctctgcctgcctggtgTCATCCCAAACTTCAGCCATTCTTAAACCTGTGCTGGGAAGAACATGGTGGGCTCTCCCAGCTGCATCAGCTGAATTAATGCTTAGTTGTGCCTTATGGCAAGGGTGAAGGTAGCAGTGCTGTCTGTGCTGGGCAGGCTGAAGCTCCAGCACCCAACTCTCCTGTGTTGAGTGGTGGGGTTAGATGCTCTGTAggccagcagctgggaaggCAGGTAAGAAGATGCACCCTCAGATCAGGAAATCTGCCTTGAATTCTGCAGAAGCTGTTTGACTATCTGGTCTGGgtcccttcctctttcttccccgGCTCCTCGGAAAACTTGACACTGTGCTGTCCCCTCTGCCGACACCTGCTGAAGTCCTGAAACGAGACAACTCTTCACTGTCCCCCTAAGATACCCTATGGCATCTTCAGCACTGAAGGTGCCTCGTGTAGCTTTTCCTGcgcttcctttgcttttcccagCTGAATGCATTGATGAAATCGCCATCATACTGAAACTCCCAAAGGATGTTTTTTGCTCTCATCACAGACAACTTAGAGCAACGGGAAGGGACCTTGGTGGCCAAGAGCAGGGAGATTGCTTGATGGTATTGGGAAGGTTGATGATAGCCCAGACTGTCACAGGCTGGACCACAACTGATTGCTTGTGGCTGACAATTGGAGAAAGCTGTGCAAGAGACTTCCAAGATTTGCAGCAAGGAACTGATAATCCCTCTTTGGCATTGAACCAAAGGGAAAACCACGCGGAGCAGGATATTCCCACCTCTCCTAATGCAATCAGCTCTAAACCCAGCAAAATGCACTGTTTGATTGCGTTATATAGATGGCATTTCCCTGTTTGTTTATCAAGTCTCGCTTCTGAGTGACAGCCCTGGAGGTCACAGTAACATTGCTTTACAGCTTTATGGTACCTGCCCCTCCCCAGCTCGGGTCTTCTGAGAGCCTCGAGGAAGGAGTGGTGGCTGGAGCCTGGCAGTCAGGGACCGTGGCAGGGTGAATCACACATCcctttggagaaggaagcagGGAAAATGTCTCTGTGCAAGGCTGGAGGACGTCTGCAAAGAGCTAATGCCAGCATTCACGTGGGCTTTGTTACCCTGTGCAGCTAAAAGCCGTGGGACTGAACATGCCAATTTATAGCACTTCTGTTTCCCCAGGAGATGAGATAAGGATTTACAAAGCAGTGGGAACTGCTCTGGAAACCACAGCGCAATTTGGCAGGGAAAACCCTTTCTTCATCTGTTTGCCTCTTGGAGAGGTCAAGGAAGGGCGGAGGCACCAATATAACAGGGTGCACTGCCACCCCCTGGAAAACACCACCAAGAATCCCAAATTACAGCTATGTCTGCCTGAGGACCTCCCTCCCCGCTTCTTAGCTGGTGAAACCTGGGGCTGCCTTTACAATCTGATCAAAGAGCCTCCAGAAGCAGAGAGAGTGTTGCAGGATTGCCCTGTCCAGCCGCAAACAGCAAATATGACCAGAGGGAATAACACACCAAGTCTTCAGCAATGGCTGTTGTACCATGTTTTCATTAGCTTTATAACACTCTCATTTTCAGCCAGACCTGCTTTTACACAGAAGCATCATCAAAAATCCCAAATGCAGGAGAATTAATTCCAGCAGCCTGTATTTTCAGTGCATGACATCCACTTTCTGTGCTCCAGAATACAGCAAAGGCAGCTGACGTACCTTAAAAGACAACAACCTCCAAGCAGATGGCAAAGCAGAAATTGCTTTATTCCTTTATGTCCATGAGTtagggaaggaggaggcagagtTAGAACTAATCCTGACCTTTAACCACTTGTGTTTCCCTCTTCTCACAGCTCCATTAGCTCCAGCTCATTTCTGCAGGGTAAGGGGAATAAAGACAAGTCACTAATAGTTTGCTTGGCATTCCACCTAGTCCTCCAAAGAGCACGGGCTGTGGTCTACTGCCCCGGGTCATACAGGGTAACATCTGTGTGTGCAGAGCTCCACTGGGTTTCCCAAGGggcttttctttgctgttctgtGAGCTCCAGAATTAGCTCTTCTCTAGGAGAAGACCTTTGGTATTGCAAAATTTGTTAAAACATACTGCCGATGTCAGaattggtttttatttgttcgTCGCAGTTCAGCCATAGACAAGAAGACAGGGGAGAAAGTGGCTATCAAGAAGCTCTGCCGCCCGTTCCAGTCGGAGATCTTTGCCAAGAGAGCATACAGAGAGCTCATGCTGTTGAAGCACATGCAACACGAGAACGTAAGTACTAGTTTCTCTCCATTCCTGCTGAAACCAGGGGGGTTTCTTGTCACCTGGGAACAAGTCCTTTCTGGTGGCATCACCTTTATTTTAATTGAGAGGTCCTGACATTTGGCACGTGCAGGCAGTCTCGGGGTTTAACTGCTTACCTGTCTGCTGCGCCCAGTTGGCACCAGGCTGAAGCAGATGTGTAATGGGTGCTCCCTTGTATTAGtaagaggaaaagcagctgcacagcatAGCAAGGAGTCCTCGGATTCCTCAGATGGAGTTCTCGGTGCTCACCCATGTGCGTGTGCTGATGGAGAGCTGCTACCCAAGTCCCACATGCACAGCAAATGCTTTCCAGGTTTAAACGTGGAATTCTCTTCTCTGTCAGGTCATTGGGCTGCTTGATGTCTTCACCTCCGCCACCTCCTACCAGGGATTCCAGGACTTGTAAGTTTGGAGTTTGCATTCGCTCTGTCTAGACTCAGCCATTGCCCAAGACACTGGTGACTTAGCAGCAGGATAATGGATTAAGTTGAGGTGCAGCCCAACAGACTGAGCTGAAAAGGGGCCAGACTAAAGCCAGACATCCCCAAATAACAAGGAGAATCAAAAGCACAAGTCCGTTCCTGTCatgttttaaccccagccacTTGGAATGGGAGAAGTAAACTAAGGATTTTAAAGATCTGGCTTTCTTTTCATCTTGATtctggctggggttttttttggtttttggttttggttttttttttttggcatttccCTCAGTGTTGATGGTCAGGTTGGACGAGTCGAGTCgttttcccttccccatcctcaGGCATGAGCAGCGTGTGCCTGATGGCTGGGTATTTAGCAGCCTGCAGGAAAAGTGTCTGAAGGTTCTCACAGTAGTTCCTGCTGGAAGACAATCAACTAATTAGCAGTCTCAGCAGGCAGGCCAAAGACTGAAGGAAGCTAGATGTTGTCTTCCGAGGCAAGGCTGGAGAACATTGCAACGATAAATTTGGGAGCCAACACAGCAGTTTTGCAAGACTCTTCAAAGCTGTGCAAGATGTTTCAGCTCCCAGATGGTGTAAGGCTGTCCCAAACTGAACATCACTTGAGGTCTAAACTAATTCAGGATCGTTAAAGTTTGGAAGATCCTTGTTCTTACTTGACATCAGATATCTGATTtaaggggagaagaaagagcaaTTTTCAGAGCAGGCTGAAATCCCAGCATCACTGCAGGCTATGCTAGTTAGCCAGGAACACTGTCACAACAACTCATCTTAGTTACAGTAAGTTacacagccaaaaaaaccccccaaaaccaagtGAGAACAAGGCTAGCCTGGTTCCCTATGTTTTTCTTCTAGACTCAGGGCCTTGTCTTACTGCCTTTTAGCTACCTGGTGATGCCATACATGCGGACAGATTTACAAAAGATCATGGGACAGGAATTCAGTGATGAAAAGATCCAGTACCTGGTCTACCAAATGCTGAAAGGGCTGAAGGTAGGTGGGTCTGGAGGAGTTTAGTGACTCCCTGTGTCTCCTCTACACGTCACCTCTGGGTTGACCATAACTAAACCCCCTTCCAACACTGTATAGGGAGATTTGGGGGGTTTATGGCATCGCCTGAGAACAGATATTTGCTGTTGAACTACTCTTGTTCCAGCACACATCAATAAAATGACTGCTTGTTCACATCAGTCAATTGGGTATCGAAGCAATCCGCAGTCATAGACCTTGCGATGGTTTTTCTGTGACAGCAGTTGTGTTGCCCTTTGACTTGCCAAAATCCTCAGCAAAACTCTGTGTAGAAAGGAAGAGGCTGGTAGCAATGGGAGCTTCTGCTGAATTCCTAACAGAGACTCTCAGGGGAGAAGACAGAGGGAATGATTTTCTATTCAATAGAATAAGGAAGGAATATGCTGCTGTAACTGGCTTtgagagaacagaaagaaatcactGCAAACCCTGGGATGTAGAGACAGTGTCTTAATGCTGCCCTCTGTAACATCCTTCACCTGGAGCCAAAGCAGTGGCTTAAAGGCATTGATGAGTTCACCTTAATAACACCTTTCCCCAGATCACTGTTATCTTGAGTTTAAATAATGGGGGGAAGAACACACAGGTTTAACTGGTGTGATAAAAGCCATGTAGCcagtttttgcatttttgtgttttaaccATGAGATTTTTTCACATGGTTTAACACCCAAAATAATAAAGTTTTCATGTCGTCTACTGACCATGTTCCTCCCTGTAATCCTGATGCCTTTGTTTGATAGTTTGAAGCTATTAGTGTACTTGCCCTAAGGAACTATTGCTCCATACCTCCTCTTCTGCTCTATGCCTCTTCTTTAGACTGGCAATATCATTGCAAATACTGTCAGAAATTCAATGCAGAGATTTCTTTTCAAACTGCTGCCCTGGGGGCCGGGGCcctgcagcaggctgcagagTTGTGTTCTCAGCAAGCTCTTGTTTGTAGCTCTCGTTTCTCTGCTGGAGAACAGAAAGTCTTGTCTGCTGGTGCTCACATTGTGGCTCCTCTTTTTATTGCAGTATATTCATTCAGCTGGCATCATCCACAGGGTAAGTCCATGTGCACTCTTACTCTGACTTTTGTCTGTTCAGGAGAAACACAGCTTGGTTGTAAAGCTAATAAATTCCTAAACAACTTTTCACTAATAGCCTCATCTGCTCTAAGGTCTCTCTGGcatcctccctcttttccttcctacaTCTTATATGTGTTTGGATTTGCTCATTTGTGCAGCATTTTGAGGAAATGCGGTATTTTCTGATGAGCTGAGAAGCATTTTATGATGCTTTTTCAAttaaaactgtttcagaaaaaatagaatAGTAATGTAAAGCTGTACAGTAGAGCAGGCATAGTGTCTTTGCTGTATCAATACTGAACTCAGGATGTTACAGGACCCCATCAAAGGCAAGCAGAGGTTTGGCTGAGGCTCGTGTTGATGCACTGCAAATCAAACCATCTTATTATTCTCCTCTTGTCCATTGCAGGACCTGAAGCCCGGCAACCTGGCTGTGAATGAAGACTGTCAGCTAAAGGTAGGTGTAAAAGCACCACTTTGTAGCATGTAATATATTGGATCGTGGAGGAACTGCTCTGCTGGCAGGAATTCGGCACCATCATGTTTCCTCTTGCCCTCCGAGACTCAGTTCGAGGTGTTTCATTACTTGGCAGTTGCAAGCAGTGGGAAATACTCACCTGCTGATGTAACTTGCTGAATCAGGGCCCAAGACTTGGAATGAACATCCTGTCACCGTAATTCCTGCGGCACGGCAGTTCGTAATGACTTCCTAAATAAATTCAAGACTGCTGAGCAATACTTGCATTAGGTGAACGATCCCTGAAGGATAACTGGATTCAACCGCAGTTACCCTTTGGTTCTCATTGACAGGATGGTTGTGAATCCAAAGTTATTTTCAGTATTGCTCTGAAGGGTTTCCTTGCAACTTGCTGGTGCGGCACTCTAGCGCATATTTGCTGTAATGTTTATTAGAGAGAATGGTTCTGTTGCTGTAAAGGTTGGGTCAAGCTATGTTCATCTCCAGTATTGAGGGAGAGGCCATCCCCTATCAGCTGCAAGGTGTTTTTATAGGAAAGGCTGAGTCGTGGTGGCCTGGGAGCATGCCTCTGCCACCAGGTTATAGAACAACTCAATTAAATAAAGGTCATAGAGTTGAAACTTAAGCTTCAAGAAAGGAAGTGACCTTCCAGGTAGCACGCAGCACCGATCCTTTTAGCAGATTCTTCACACAACAACTGATTTTGCAGCCGGCTTGCAATTTAGGTGGAATTAAGACAAACCTGTTAGTTCTTTGAACCATCCCGTGGGTGGCTGTGGTGTAGTTGGAGCTTCATTATTATCTGATTGGAtctgcttcatttcttcttaGAATTAGATTCTCACTTGCCTGTaggatttctcttttctttcctgccattccttctctcttttcctttggtGAACTGCAGATCTTGGATTTTGGCTTGGCCAGACACACTGATGCTGAAATGACCGGCTACGTGGTTACGCGCTGGTACAGAGCCCCAGAAGTCATTCTGAACTGGATGCATTACAACCAGACAGGTGAGCTGTCTTGCTTCAGCAGTGTGACTGTCTGGTGACAAGCCCAGGGATTC encodes:
- the MAPK13 gene encoding mitogen-activated protein kinase 13 isoform X2; this translates as MNIARRRGFYRQEVNKTLWELPRRYTSLHPVGSGAYGSVCSAIDKKTGEKVAIKKLCRPFQSEIFAKRAYRELMLLKHMQHENVIGLLDVFTSATSYQGFQDFYLVMPYMRTDLQKIMGQEFSDEKIQYLVYQMLKGLKYIHSAGIIHRDLKPGNLAVNEDCQLKILDFGLARHTDAEMTGYVVTRWYRAPEVILNWMHYNQTVDIWSIGCIMAEMLTGKTLFKGKDYLDQLTQILKVTGHPGEDFVDKLEDKAAKSYIKSLPKIPKKDLSVLFPKANPQVDLLDKMLQLDVEKRLTATEALAHPYFDQFRDVEEETEAQQSYDDSLEHEKLSIDEWRKHIYKEILSFSPIARKDSKKRSGMSL
- the MAPK13 gene encoding mitogen-activated protein kinase 13 isoform X1, which codes for MNIARRRGFYRQEVNKTLWELPRRYTSLHPVGSGAYGSVCSAIDKKTGEKVAIKKLCRPFQSEIFAKRAYRELMLLKHMQHENVIGLLDVFTSATSYQGFQDFYLVMPYMRTDLQKIMGQEFSDEKIQYLVYQMLKGLKYIHSAGIIHRDLKPGNLAVNEDCQLKILDFGLARHTDAEMTGYVVTRWYRAPEVILNWMHYNQTVDIWSIGCIMAEMLTGKTLFKGKDYLDQLTQILKVTGHPGEDFVDKLEDKAAKSYIKSLPKIPKKDLSVLFPKANPQAVDLLDKMLQLDVEKRLTATEALAHPYFDQFRDVEEETEAQQSYDDSLEHEKLSIDEWRKHIYKEILSFSPIARKDSKKRSGMSL